TAGGGTTGTTGTTTTGGTGGTGGCTGCGCAGTCGCCGCGAGGAAGAGGCCGTCCCAACAGTCAAAGCTGAGGCAGTAGCGCCTGTTCGTGTCGCTGAAGCAGCCGTGCCTGTAGCAAAGTCAGCGCCACCTACGCCGGATAACTTGAAGCGCATCGAGGGGATTGGGCCAAAGATATCGAGTGTGCTTCGGGCGGCAGGCATCACGACCTTTCCTCAACTGGCTGTGAGCGATCTGAGTCAGCTGAGGCAGATTCTCACAGAGGCCGGTCTTGCCGCGTTGGCGGATCCTGGCACCTGGCCGGAGCAGGCGGGTCTGGCAGTTGCTGGCAAGTGGGATGAACTTGAGGCGTTGCAAGATGAACTCAAAGGTGGTCGGCGGGTGTGATTGATTGGCCTGGCCCCCAGTGAGAATCAAATCGAGAGAGGAGACCAACATGTTGAAAGAGTTCAAAGAATTCGTTATGCGTGGGAACGTGGTTGATATGGCCGTGGGCATCATCATCGGTGCTGCTTTCGGCACAATCATCAATCAAGTCACTGGTTGACGATATCATCATGCCTCCCGTTGGCTTGCTGTTGGGAGGTGTAGACTTTGCCAACCTGTTCATGTTACTGAAGGCAGGCTCCCCGACTGCGCCCTACGCATCGTTGGCCGACGCACTGGCGGCGGGCGCAGTGACGGTCAACTATGGTGTGTTTATGAATGCCATCGTCAGCTTCATCATCGTCGCCTTGGTGATGTTCCTGCTCATCCGCAGCATCAACCGACTGAAGCGGGAAGAGGATGCACCACCTGCCGAACTGACGACGAAAGAGTGCCCATATTGTCTGTCCACTATCCAAATCAAGGCCACCCGCTGCGCACACTGCACTGCTGAACTGTCAGTGGCATAAGATCAACGATAGCTCGACTGGAAAGGAGGTGAGAACAATGGATGAATTGGTCAAGCTGGTTTCGCAGAAAACCGGTCTTTCCGAAGAGAAGGCCAAGACAGCTGTGGAAACGGTTATCGGCTTTCTCAAGGAAAAGATCCCGGCTCCCATCGCTGGGCAAATTGACAGCGTGTTGGGCGGTGCTGGATCGGCGAAAAGCGTAGGGAATCTCGCTCAGGGACTGGGAGGTATCCTGGGCAAGAAGTAGCCCACTCACAATTCATGTTTGAAAGGAGACAACGATGGCTATCTCAATCGGCAAACTCAAAGGTATGTACACCGAACTAGAGGCTAAACTGAAGGAGCAAGGGATCTACAATAGCGATCAGTTCCTCGGAACAGCCCAGACACCCGCTGGACGAAAGGCATTGGCTGAGCATGCAGGCGTGGAGTCACGGGCTATCCTGGAACTAGCTAACCGGGCGGACTTGGCTCGCGTTCGGGGTATCGGTGGAGTCTTCTCTGATCTGCTGGAACAGGCTGGCGTGGACACAGCCAAAGAACTGGCAACTCGCCGTCCAGACAACTTGCACACCAAGTTATTGGAGACAAACGCTCAAAAGAGACTAGCAGGTCGAGCACCCACCCTCGATATGGTGCAGGATTGGGTGGCTCAGGCCAAAGAGCTGCCCAAGTTGCTGGAGTATTGATCTTTGACGTGGCGAGGCACTGGTTGCCTCGCCACGCATGGTAAGTAGAGCGTCAAATTCAGGGCAGAGCGGCCTAACCACGGGTTGGAGCCGACTGGGCTAATCTCGCGCCAATTCGACTGCTCCACGCGCTTTCAGTGGGAGTTGTGGCAAAGGCTCTTTCCCGCACCCGCCCAGCGGCTCAACCCTGGTCGTTAGCACAAGGAAAGAATAGATATGGCAACGACAAGACGAAACATATACAAACATTCAATAGATATTAAACAGTTAAGAATAAAAAATGCCGAACGGAATGAATTTGCAAAAAGACTTGAAGAAATACCCTATCGTGGATACGAGGTTGAGGATATTAATGATGGAAGAAAAATTGTGATTGTGAAACCCGGTGGGAAACAAGCATGGGGAAAAATGCGCAAAGAGGATTTTTTCGTCTTCATTTATAATCCAGTAGAGCAAACTCTATGGCAAATATCGCATAAGCAAATACACGAAGATTTGACTGAAAAAGCCAAAGCAGATAAGGTTGCTACTATTGAAATCCTTAAAGCATTTGAGAGGGTCTATCACGGTGAAGACCCTGATGATATTCTGAATTCTCTTGCCTTGAACAATCCAATAGGCGAAAATCCAGAAGCTCTTTTAAAAGCCTATAAGTGGATCTGGGGGCAGGAAGATGTTAATTATCCAACAGGCCAAGGAAGAAACATGTCATGGATAGGGCTTAAAGAACTATTAGAATCGCTGACTATAGAATAATCTTCTATAAAAAGAAGCAACTTATAAACTAGATAGGTAACGTTATGAAATACCAA
Above is a genomic segment from Syntrophobacterales bacterium containing:
- a CDS encoding DUF2267 domain-containing protein, translating into MDELVKLVSQKTGLSEEKAKTAVETVIGFLKEKIPAPIAGQIDSVLGGAGSAKSVGNLAQGLGGILGKK
- a CDS encoding DUF4332 domain-containing protein; amino-acid sequence: GLLFWWWLRSRREEEAVPTVKAEAVAPVRVAEAAVPVAKSAPPTPDNLKRIEGIGPKISSVLRAAGITTFPQLAVSDLSQLRQILTEAGLAALADPGTWPEQAGLAVAGKWDELEALQDELKGGRRV
- a CDS encoding DUF4332 domain-containing protein, translated to MAISIGKLKGMYTELEAKLKEQGIYNSDQFLGTAQTPAGRKALAEHAGVESRAILELANRADLARVRGIGGVFSDLLEQAGVDTAKELATRRPDNLHTKLLETNAQKRLAGRAPTLDMVQDWVAQAKELPKLLEY